In Novipirellula caenicola, one genomic interval encodes:
- a CDS encoding response regulator, which yields MTSVFSRDMGFGLMGHSFAVLSPVPLATVDRNKTKTPRLMVVDLDVNFVESQRRVFRPYDVDFLAAFNSKQASWRIATEKPDLIISDTQTLYGDGQNLVQWLQDNAALRSIPVIVASSESDTHDIRCQQMQPGADDFVAKPVATDQMRQVVGRYIPLKLKER from the coding sequence ATATGGGGTTCGGTTTGATGGGGCATTCTTTTGCTGTTTTAAGTCCGGTTCCGTTAGCAACGGTTGATCGGAATAAAACGAAGACGCCGCGTTTGATGGTCGTTGATCTCGATGTGAATTTTGTCGAGTCGCAGCGGCGAGTCTTTCGTCCCTACGACGTCGATTTTCTAGCCGCCTTTAACAGCAAACAGGCTTCTTGGCGGATTGCGACGGAAAAACCCGACTTGATCATCAGCGACACACAAACGCTGTATGGCGACGGCCAGAATCTTGTCCAGTGGTTGCAAGACAATGCGGCGCTGCGTTCGATCCCCGTGATTGTCGCCTCGAGCGAGTCTGACACGCACGATATCCGGTGCCAGCAGATGCAGCCGGGAGCAGACGATTTCGTCGCCAAACCAGTGGCCACCGATCAAATGCGTCAGGTCGTCGGACGCTACATTCCACTAAAGCTGAAAGAGCGATAA